tccagtgcctcactacctatcgtaaactgctgttctcttccgagactgttaaacattactttagttttctgcagattaatttttaggcccacccttcggcttttcctatccaggtcagtgagcatgcattgcagttggtcccctgagttactcagcaaggcctaccatatgaacacaacaatcagcCCTTCACGATTTGTCAAAAACTTTTGTGGACGacccccacttcacttgtctACCACGCGACATCACGAGAACCggaatacctccccatctgatatgacttgtacacactgattatgcatgatttgaccgaacaaaaggaaaatagttatttctgcttcgacgccttttccccattagccctaggctattggtcaaaagttttcgggctgcacccacttcttCTGCCTGTCACGcgtcgtcacaaaaccgcaaaaacgcacacgtcaaagtgacgcgtacgcgttaaagatgcattaatatgcgaacaaaactgaatttttttcttaatagccgcaggctgcccgttccgaaaggaataaaagatggctgctgccgatcgctcaggcactggctactcgcacctgctggagagcatgggtatatttgcgtataataaaactttttgcgtggccgtgtgtATAGTAATCACGTGGACCGTCACGTTTGTTGACGTGCGGTGAAGTGAGAAAAACCTTGAAGGCGGTAATGGGATGGGTTGCACAGGCGGACATATAATTCGCACTATTCTCTTATGCATAAACAAGTAAAATTCTCTAGCACAGATTATCTTCTAGCGTATAAAATCTTATACGTGGCATGCTACGGTGTTCAGTCACTCGCCCAATAACGCGCGAAGTCTAGGCGTACCCAGATTTCTATAACAAATACCCGGATTTCTATAACCTCTGCACAAATGATCAAACTGGCATAGACGACGTATGGCTGGAATTCAAAACTCATATTGGACACTGCATAGATAGTTTTGTACCGATAATACAAAAGGTCATCTGGAAGCAGAATCCTTGGATCATGCGTGACATAATCCATATGAAGCGCAAAATAATAAGGATACGCAAATCTAACAAGTCGCGACGTGTCCCAGCTTACCAGTTACGGATAAATGAATTAACGAAATCACTCAAGCATAAACTTCGGTGCGCCAGATAACACTTCTGTTATATGTACTATagacgtgctctcttgacttCAAAGTGCAGATCTGTGTGTATTATGTGCGCTATAGGCGTGcgctgttgactagatcgcgcagatctgtgggtatttaagcaggtggttcttcaaaaataaaaccagttgttataaagcgctcgtccttgtgtttcttctattcttcgtccctgtttgtttgcgcacaagaagttttaagatgaatctgttccaactaggccgacttgcAGTTATGTTTAAGGTTATTGTTTGCAAAGGCGCGATAACGCAAGTATGTAAGATACACAACGGGTGGAGACAGCCTGGGCGGTGGCGATGTTGTCCGCCACAGCCCATCGCAGCCATTGTCACGCTCCTGCGTACAATGGGTAAAAACTGTTGAATTCTCTTGAGAAACAAAAACCACCGGCCAGCGCCATACATACACGAAATACGAGTATCGCTCAcctaattaaatcaagcaggctagatgactgcCACCGCCCCGCTTCAGAGAGGATGAAAattaatcataataataataataataatcaccatcatcagcagAATCGTATCGTGCCACTAGTAATGGATGGATGCATGTTTGAGCGTCCCCTCTAGAACGGGGTGGTGAGTTGCACTACCacgctcttgttattatattgccatATGTTCGACCTgtgtaaaaaagcaaaaaaaaacaaaggaaaacaaacaaagaaagatgaCTTGTGCAGCTGTGTATGCACGctccttaatggtgaactgcaccttcaCCACAGCTCGGTAACGCATTGCACTATATTCCTGATCGGCCCatctatggggagtgcttaatgcctgcttcacctccgccgcgggttggggcaatattgcacgatcttcgggatctgcttccgtatggggagtgcttaacccctGGTTCCCcttcgccgcgggttggcccggcatggcactatcttctggatcggcccacgtatggggagtgcttaatgcctgcttcacctcccccgcggGTGGGGAcaatattgcactatcttccggtCGGCTTCcatatgggcagtgcttaacccCTGGTTCCCcttcgccgcgggttggcccggcatggcactatcttctggatcggcaaATGTATGTGGAGCGCTTAATGCCTGCTCCAACTCCGACGCGAGttggcccggcatggcactatcttccggatcggcccacgtatggggagcgcttaatgcctgcttcacctccgccgcgggttggcccggcattgcactatcttctggatcggacATCGGGTTCTTCGGGTTTGGCCTTTGCCGCTATTCATCAGAGATTCATAtagccggacaggccgccattggaacatgaacctggcaacgtttaacgctagaacgttatctagtgaggcgagtctagcagtgctattggaggaattagagggcagtaaatgggatataatagggctcagtgaagttaggaggccaaaagaaggctatacagtgctaaaaagcgggcatgtcctgtgctaccggggcttagcggagagacgagagctaggagtcggattcctgattaataagaatatagctggtaacatacaggaattctacggcattaacgagagggtggcaggtcttgtgaaacttaataagaggtacaaattgaaggtagtacaggtctacgcccctacatccagtcatgatgaccaggaagtcgaaagcttctatgaagacgtggaatcggcgatgggtaaagtcaaaacaaaatacactatactgatgggcgacttcaatgccaaggtaggcaagaagcacgctggagacaaggtagtgggggaatatggcataagcattaggaatagcaggggagagttattagtagagtttgcggaacataataatatgcggataatgaatactttcttccgcaagcgggatagccgaaagtggacgtggaggagcccaaacggcgagactagaaatgaaatcgacttcatactctgcgctaaccctggcatcatacaagatgtggacgtgctcagcaaggtgcgctgcagtgaccataggatggcaagaactcgaattagcctagacctgaggagggaagggaagaaactggtacataagaagccgataaatgagttagcggtaagagggaaaatagaggaattccagatcaagctacaaaacaggtattcggctttaactcaggaagaggaccttagtgttgaagcaatgaacgacaatcttgtgggcatcattacggagcgtgcagtagaagtcggtggcaactccgttagacaggataccagtaagctatcgcaggagacgaaagatctgataaataaacgccaatgtatggaagcctctaaccctacagctagaatagaactggcagaactttcgaagttaatcaacaagcgtaagacagctgacataaggaagtataatatggatagaactgaacatgctctcaggaacggaggaagcctaaaagcagtgaagaagaaactaggaattggcaagaatcagatgtatgcgctaagagacaaagcctccaatatcattactaatatggatgagatagttcaagtggcggaggagttctatagagatatatacagtaccagtggcacccacgacgataatgaaagagagaatagtctagaggaattcgaaatcccacaggtaacgtcggaagaagtaaagaaagccttgggagctatgcaaagggggaaggaagcGGGGGAGGTTcagctaacagcagatttgttgaaggatggtaggcagataGATTGTTCTGgggaaactggccaccctctatacgcaatgcctcatgacttcgagcggaccggaatcttggaaaaacgctaaagtaatcctaatccataagaaaggggacgccaaagacttgaaaaattatagaccgatcagcttactgttcgttgcctacaaagtatttactaaggtaattgcaaatagaatcaggaacaccttagacttcagtcaaacaaaggaccaggcaggattccgtaaaggctactcaacaatagaccacattcatactatcaatcaggtggtagaaaaatgtgcaaaatataaccaacctttatatatagctttcattgattacgagaaagcgtttgattcagtcgaaaccacagcggtcatggaggcattgaggaatcagggtgtagacgagccgtatgtaaaaatactgaaagatatctatagcggctccacagccaccgtagtccttaataaagaaagcaacaaaatcccaataaagaaaggcgtcaggcagggagatacgatctctccaatgctattcacagcgtgtttacaggaggtattcagagacctcgattgggaagaattcggaataagagttaatgcagaataccttagtaacttgcgatttgctgatgatattgcctttcttagtaactcaggggaccaactgcaatgcatgctcaatgacctggagaggcaaagccgaagggtgggtctaaaaattaatctgcagaaaactaaagtaatgtttaacagtctcggaagagaacagcagtttacggtaggcagtgaggcactggaagtgataagggaatacatctacttaggacaggtagtgactgcggatccggatcatgagactgaaataatcagaagaataagaatgggctggggtgcgtttggcaggcattctcagatcatgaacagcaggttgccattatccctcaagagaaaagtgtttaacagctgtgtcttaccagtactcacgtacggggcagaaacctggagtgttacgaaaagggttctacttaaattgaggacgacgcaacgagctatggaaagaagaaccgtGGGTGTAATgtgaagggataagaaaagagctcattgggtgagggaacaaacgcgagttagtgatatcttagttgaaatcaagaaaaagaaatgggcatgggcaggacacgtaatgaggagcgaagataaccgatggtcattaagagttacggaatgggttccaagggaagggaagcgtagcagagggcggcagaaagttaggtgggcggatgagattaagaagtttgcagggacaacatggccaaaattagtacaagaccggggtagttggagaagtatgggagaggcctttgccctgcagtgggcgtgatcgggctgatgatgatgatgataatgatgatgatgatgatgatcagagATTATACGAAATACAacgaatgtatggtaccacagcaactttctttgctttGGCAGTAGAACTGCTAGAGCCGATAGTTGAAAGTGAGCGTTCTCTTTGTCTATCTGCTTCTTTGTACGTCTTCGTTCAGTAGCGCTTACACACACTATTATGgactcaaaccaactagcccgccaacgtgttttaaccaacgCTAGGTGACCGCCCCATTTCATAGGGTATGCCGataaatcatcaccatcagcgGTATCATCAACGTCCAGACGTGCCACTcgtcacgcgatgtgacatgcgtgcCGCGTAGCGCCGActctacgcggcgcgcatgttgCATGTATCGCATGAATGGATCGATACATggaaactttgcattgcagttgcgttgtattacaccaggtgtcccgacatgcggcagttgcatgtagcagttgcacgTAGCAGTTGCATATTGCATGTAGCCGGACCTGATTGGCTCAGGCAGGCTAAGTGACTATTCTTCAACGCCCCGCATCAAAGGGGAGGCCAAcaaaaaacatcatcatcatcgtatcgtgccacgggTCGAGGGATGTGATACGTGCGCCACGTAGcctcgatacgcgtgtttacgcTTCGGTACACTTTATGGCGCGTCCTCGCAATcaacgaaccgctgctgaagaaggcAGTCGAATCGTAGAACGCCGCGGCTACAACCAGGCAACGTCACGCTCCGCCGACCGCAGCGCGAGCCACAGCTCGCCGTCGACTCCGGGCGGGCAGTCTGGATCGTTAGAACGACGCAAAAAGCCTTCGCCGCGAATACCCTCACGTGCTGTTGCAAGTGAAGCTCCTGCGGTGCCGCTCCTctagcttacgctgtgactgcgcTCGATGCCGCGCAGGCCAGCGACTCGttagggaagcgcgagagaaggATCCCGCTGCTGCACACGGCTGAGTACATGTTGGAGTACAACAATAGCATGTGCTCCGTCTCGTGGGTGTTACCTGCGCACTATGGTGCTGCGCACGGtgagaggaaagaagaaaaaaaacaacaatacCAATGCACCCTGTTATACAGTATATCGTAGGTCACCAAAATATAGGCAGCTTGCATGAATGGCGGAGTTGTGCCTGGAAGTAACCGTCGATATATATTTTAATTATTGTTAGTAGTCGCAGTACCAGCTGTTGTTGTTGTACTAGTGGTAGTGCTAGACGTATCTCTGTATTGATACTCCATTATGCTCTTGGTGAAATCACCAGTCGAAAAAGAAAACCAACTCGCAGCGTCATCTGCCAATCGAACGCAGAATGTTCCAGATCACTAAATTATGCCGCAGAGACATCGCTTGGTCTAAGCCACAGCCACGCTTGTCATGCCAAACGTCACTCGTATGTTTGGTAGTGGCAGCTCAAGCCATGAACTGCGGCTGTAAGATACCCTACCAAGCAGTAATTGTTCACGCAGGAACTGCCAATACTGAATTCCAAAGGATACTTATCACTCGATAACCTTATGAGTACTGTAGCAACACTTCATGCGCAAGCCCTTGGCGTCGTCATCACGTAGGCATGGAGAACGAGCGCCACTGATTTCCAATTCTTAGATGGGAAATAAGTTCTGCGGAAGCTCGCAAGGTGGGGAAATTTTCACGCAAGGGAGAAATCGTCATCCAACTGATTGTAAGCACGAAACTACAAAGGAAACTGGGAAAAATGGGTTTCTGGGAAAAACGATTTCACAGCTGAAGAAACAATTGTCCAAGTCAGTCACTCTGCCATCTGAGCTGCTAGCTTGCTGGTTAGCTGCAGGATCCCGAGCGAGTGAATTTTTCTTGAAAAACTCGCACGAATTTCCTTTGTACCTTCACGCTACATGTCTTGCTTATCATAGTTCTTCCGTTTTCCCAATTTTTAGGTGTGCACTGCCCGATGAAACACCTCCAGAAGCGTGAGCACAGCCATGGTGAACATTTCGCTAACCATTAGAAGACACACGAAGAAGAACGGCCACACAAGTATCTGATGGTCGAGCTAAGCCTTTATACGTTTGTACTTCTTCGTCATCAAATGTGTCTTGTAATACTTAGGCCAGTTTTCACGATGTCATACCAATTGGCTTAGTTATTTGCTCTATTAAAGGCGCAGTCAAATTACCAAAAGAGACAACACCTTAATGTGCCCCATCGCGCCACTGACCAGCCTTATACAGTCAATAAACAGGGATTCATTGTTGCGTACAGCGTAAAGCCTAGGTTCTGTGAAGGTAAACGCGCAAAGGACCGGACACACGCGTGCGGAGCACACAGCACAGACGGATAAAAGCAATGTTGGGCTTGACTGCCCTCACCGAGATAGGCATCGCAGTTGGGATAATAAACAGAAATGGCAAAGCATACTTCCCCTTGTCCTACTTGTCGCCGGCTTCGTCACGCATATTTtggtacgtgagtactggtacagGCTATGATGAACATTTTTGAGCGAAATCTGCTCGCGGAAGCTCTAAATGCTCGAATTTCAAAAATGCGAAGACAAGTACATGCCTCCCGAATACGACGCAGAGTAGCACATCGGCATTTCTCACTAAGCGCCGGAACCTATGACTGATGCTCAGCTCTTACGGAAATAACAAGTACATACATTCGAACTATTCTCGACTGCACTTCTTTGCAATTCACCGTATTATGTAGGTCATGATAAACACGTGTTATTTCCTTTTCCCTGCGATGAATTCAGTTTTGTACAGTGAAGCTCTCTGCAAGAGCTGCGAGATCCCTGGCGTGTTGGTCCCATCCTATTCCAGCTTTCACTGCCGATAGGCTGGCGTTTGCTCTAAATCAAGATTAATAGAGCCGAGgttgttacaggcataggtaggtGTACAACTCAGAAATCGAGGTTTTAATAAAGGGAGAAAACATCACGGAGAGATGGGCGAAATTCTAAACTGAAATAGATGCGCTATAGGACCTCATCAGGTCAAGCAGGCTCAGGACTATTTCAATGAGCATGCAAATGTTCAATGAGCATGCAAATATAAGTTATCACACTCATCATCATGGAAAGTGCAGCGCATCATACATAGAATGTTCTCCCCGTTTCTGCGTCGCAATATTTGCTTCGTGCTAAATATCATGCAACGTACAGCTTTTTGGCATTGTATGAAAATGTCGGCGATAAAGTTACATTGCCTCTTATTGTCTGCATCATTCTATTCCTACAAGAAAAAAGCAAACCATAAACATTGCTTTTCACACACATTTACGGCAATAAACTGGTACAAGTGCGCTTTTACCAGATAACGATGAAAATTTGAAATAACACTAAATGGTTGAAcgtgatgttttctttttcctcttttttaaAAAACTGCAACCTTTTTATTGCGAGGGAGGTATGGTGTTAGGGGATATTGTTTGGTCTGTGCCACTCGTGCTCGACCCAGAAAATAAACGCGGAACACTTCCTATAACACGACTATCAGAAATATATAGCCACGTTACAGCCACACCTCGCCGACCAGCCATGTGTTACGCACAACACACATAAGaccaaagagaaagagagaagaaaggaaaggcagaaaGGTGAACCAGACGCACGACCGAAATGTTCCAACAAACGTCGCTGGACCAAAACAGACGACAGCCTTTCTGGTCATCAAGGCTACACAGATGTCGTTCCCCCTTAAAAAAAAGCTGTTCGAGCTATACTCCTTGTTTACAATTTCTGAAAATGTATTCTTGACAGAATATGAAGCGCATTAAGATATTCCTGCCACGTCAGTAACGTTTCACCTACGGTTTTTTctagaaaacaaaaacacaaatgcTATCATCGCGACAAGAGTGGCTCTTTACCTGAAGTCCAGGTGCGCCAGCCTCGCCGCCAATTGAGGAAAGTAACTTCTGCGCAGTGACTTGAGTTCATTGGCCTTGAGGACGACCTTCTCCACTTCATTGAGTCCTGCGAGTGCTCGGTCTTCCAAGCGTCCCATCTTGGTGTGCTCAATTACGAGCCGGTTCAGCCGGCTCATTCCATTGAACCAGCGCCTCCTTAGAACTCTAATGGCGCTGTTGACGACGTCGACCTGCCTGAGTCCCTGAAGGATGGCCAAGGAGCTGTCACCCAGGTCAAGCGTCGACTGCCTCACGTTCAATGCTTCGATGCGGCTCGTGCCCCCTGTGGCGCGTAGCTCGAAGGGGTTCTCCATCCGAAACTGCGATTCCATGACCCTCACCGTGATGACTTGCAGTCTGTCGAACAGGTCCGGCGTCAAGGTGAAGTTGATGTGCTCCAGTGAGAGTGCGTTCAGCTTGTAGCTGCTAAGGTACCCCAGTATGGTCCTCAGGTAGTGTTCGTTTGCGATGCTCGAGCACAACACTCGGATGCCGAGGGCCACGCGTGTGCACGAACACGGGTGGATCATGCTGTCCGACGGGCAGACGGCAGACGAATATCTCGCCTGCCCCGGGAAGAACAGCGGGACCACCAGGGCGACGCGGAGCAGCCGAGCCACAGCCATCATCGGTCGGGCTGCTTGCTGCGCGAATGTCCCAGCACACAATGGAGCCGAGGGAGCGCCTGACAATCGTCTGCCTTATCGGCGCTGCATAGAAGCTGGTTCGTCGATAATTTGCCCGGCGATAAGCTAGCTCTCGCGCTGCGCGCCGGAATGGTTGCCTTGTGGATCTCTTTACGCGTGCAATGTGCACCggcagtggcgcagccagaaatttatttcggggcggggggggggggggggtgcaaggaGTTACACCGGCGAAAAAGACAAATACCACTCTTCCTCCTCCTtcacctct
The nucleotide sequence above comes from Dermacentor andersoni chromosome 10, qqDerAnde1_hic_scaffold, whole genome shotgun sequence. Encoded proteins:
- the LOC126519732 gene encoding uncharacterized protein isoform X6, yielding MMAVARLLRVALVVPLFFPGQARYSSAVCPSDSMIHPCSCTRVALGIRVLCSSIANEHYLRTILGYLSSYKLNALSLEHINFTLTPDLFDRLQVITVRVMESQFRMENPFELRATGGTSRIEALNVRQSTLDLGDSSLAILQGLRQVDVVNSAIRVLRRRWFNGMSRLNRLVIEHTKMGRLEDRALAGLNEVEKVVLKANELKSLRRSYFPQLAARLAHLDFRNPLYITQEGRCKDIRMSKRQPSATSRSTEQRTPKNQNTLPCNLDKKTRMWVYWLYHLTKCQRNQNTVCHTKMKILTCSRQSS
- the LOC126519732 gene encoding uncharacterized protein isoform X4 — encoded protein: MMAVARLLRVALVVPLFFPGQARYSSAVCPSDSMIHPCSCTRVALGIRVLCSSIANEHYLRTILGYLSSYKLNALSLEHINFTLTPDLFDRLQVITVRVMESQFRMENPFELRATGGTSRIEALNVRQSTLDLGDSSLAILQGLRQVDVVNSAIRVLRRRWFNGMSRLNRLVIEHTKMGRLEDRALAGLNEVEKVVLKANELKSLRRSYFPQLAARLAHLDFSDNELTSLPSDMFENMPVLESVTLSRNHFQTLSPEPWKPMLGQLRLVTLDGSKLSTKELLRQPLATDWSPHRDLVTWLVLDVPMSKTTRSTATEPSRGCCRATPGTKSVARAQRPRIWLAHG